TGAACTCCCCATGGGAGGGCGTTAGATTGGCTCGCTGATGGTGGACGGAGCGGCTGGTCAGGGGGCAAGGGCGATGGACAGCGACGGGACGCAGGAGGCCCGGGGTACGCACGCGCATCCCGTGCCGCGCCCGGGGGGGCCGCCGGAGGTGCCCGCGATGCCGCCGATGCCGCCCCGGGCACCGGAGGCGCCCCCGCTGCCGGACGGGTCGGCCTTCCTCGCCTGGCTGCGCGCGCCCCGCCCCGACGCGGCGCCGGGCGTATGGCGCTTCGGGCACCGGCCGCGGCCCGCGGAGGAGCCCGAAGCGGTCCCCACCCGGCAGCTGCTGAGCGGGGCGCTGATCGCCTTCCTGGTGGGCTGGCTGATCTGGTCGCTGCTGCAGAACGGCTACCTCGGCAACTGGTGGTGGGTGCCGTTCGACCTGATCGTCCCCGACGCCTGGCGCGGCGCCGACAGCGATCTCGGCGAGACCGGCACGTTCCTGGTGTACCGGGGGTACGAGCTGCTCGTCGCCCTGGCGATCATGGTCGGAGTGGCCCGGCTCGGCCGCTGGGGCGAGGTGTGGCGCCGCTTCGTCGCCCCCCGCTTCCGCAGGACGGAGCCCCAGGCCGCGCAACCGGCCCCCGAGGACGACCCGGCCCAGTGGAACGAGCTCCGCGCCGCCGGTGCCGCCGACGCCGCCGAGCGGCTCGCCGCCGACGCCCGCTCCGGGCTGATGCGGGACGTCGACCACGCCCGGATCCTCCGCGCCTGGCAGGGTGTGCGCACCGGACGGCACAGCCTGGCCACCTTCAGCGGTGCGGTGCTCAAGGACGGCGCCGCCGCCTGCCTGCACCCCTCCGGAGAGCGCGACCTGCCCGCCCGGCTGGCCCGGCACGACCTGGTCACCGGGCAGGTCCGGCTCGGGACCACCGTGGACGACGTCCGCAACCCCTACGCCTACCGCGGGGCCGGGCTGGCCCTCGGCCCCGACCTGCTCGGCACCTCGCTCGTCGCCGTCGGCCCCGCCGGTTCCGGCAAGACCGGTGCCGTCGTCCGGCCGCTCGCCGAGTCGCTGTGTCTGCACGCGCTCGCCGGGCGGGCCGCCGTGGTCGTCGTCGGGGCGGCCGGGGCGGGGCTCGGGCCGGCCGACGCGTACGACGTCGTCGTACGGATCGGGAACCAGGAGTCCGAGTACGACCTCGACCTCTACGGCGGGACCGCCGATCCGGACGAGGCCGCGTCCGTGCTCGCCGAGGCGCTCGTCGGGGATCTCGCCGATCCGCACCCGGGCAGTGACAGCCGCCGGTCCACCACCGTCCTCGCGCAGCTGCTCGGACCGTTCCGGGCCGTCCACGGGCGTTTCCCCTCCGTACCGGAGCTGCGGCAGCTGCTGGACGGGGCGCCGGGGCCGTTCGCCACGCTGCGGCAGGGCCTGCAGGACGCCGGGCAGGACTCGCTGCTGCGGGAGCTCGACGCCCGGGAGCGGCAGATGGGGCAGCCGGGTGACGTGGGCGGGGTGCTCGCCGACCGGGTCGCGCTGCTCGACCGGCCCGCGTTCGCCGGGTTCTTCGACACCTCCGGCCGGTCGCGGCCGTTCACGCTCAAGGCCCTCGACCATCCCGTGCGGGTGCGCATCGACCTGCCCGAGCGCGGGCACGCCGACGCCTCCCGGATGCTGGCGCGGCTGGTGCTCGCCCAGTTCACGGCGAGTGTCGCCGTACGGGAGGACCGGTCGCTGTTCGCCTGCCTGGTGCTCGACGACGCGACCGGCGTGGTCACGCCCGAGTCCGTGCGCGGCATCCAGCGGCTGCGGTCCGGCAACGCCGGAGTCGTCCTGACCCTGCGCACCCTGGACGACGTGGCCCGGCCCCTGCGCGGGCCGCTGCTCGGGGCCACCGGCTGCCGGATGGCGCTGTCGGGCGTCACGCCCTGGGACGGGCAGGATTTCGCCGAGGTGTGGGGCAAGGAGTGGACCGAGGCCCGGGACGTCACCGACCGGCAGATCATCGCCGAGACCCCGGCGGGCAAGGCCCTGCACGCGGTGCGGCGGGTGATCACCGGCAAGGCGCCGACCGCGCGGGCGGTGACCGTGCGGCAGGTCGAGCGGGAGCGCTGGTCCGCGTCCGAGCTGGCGCACGGCGTTCCGGCGGGGCACGCGGTGCTGTCGCTGACCAACGTGAAGGGAGAGCACGCGCCGCCGCTGCTGGTGGACCTCCGGGGCTGACGGCTTCCCGCCGGTGCGGGTACGCGGGGACCGTACGGTGAGGCAGAATCGTCACAGGTCGTTCATACGTGGCGGCCAAAAGACCACAGAGATCACACAGTCCTGACGCAGAAGGCCTCATGCCCCCGACGCTCGCCTCGCTCGTCCACCACTCCGCGCTGAAACTGACCGTGCGAGCGGGCGCGGACCGCCTCGACGTGCCGGTCCGCTGGGCCCACGTGAGCGAGCTCGCCGACCCCGTGCCCTACATGGAGGGCGGTGAACTGCTGCTGATCACCGCGCTCAAGCTGGACGCCGAGGACCCGGAGGCCATGCGCCGGTACGTGCGGCGGCTGGCCGGGGCCGGAGTGGTCGGGCTCGGCTTCGCCGTCGGCGTCAACTACGAGGAGATCCCCAAGGCGCTCGTCGACGCGGCCGAGGAGGAGGGTCTGCCCCTGCTGGAAGTACCGCGCCGCACCCCGTTCCTCGCCATCAGCAAGGCCGTGTCCGCGGCGATCGCCGCCGACCAGTACCGGGCCGTCACCGCCGGCTTCGCCGCCCAGCGCGAGCTGACCCGGCAGGCCCAGACCGGCGGCCCGGAGGGGCTGCTGGCCGCGCTCGCCTCGCAGGTCGACGGCTGGGCGGCGCTGTACGACGCCTCGGGAGCCGTCGTCGCCACGGCACCGGAGTGGGCGGGGCGGCGGGCCGCGCGGCTCACCGGCGACGTGCAGCGGCTGCGGGAGCGGCCCGCGCCCGCCTCGTCGGTGGTCGGCGGGCCGGAGAACGAGGACCGCGTCGAACTGCACACCATCGGCACCGGCCGGCGCCCCCGGGCGGCCCTCGCCGTCGGCACGGCCGCCGCCCCGGGCACGGCCGAGCGGTACGCCGTCCACTCCGCCATCGCGCTGCTGACCCTGACCACGGAACGCTCCCGGTCCCTCCAGGCGGCCGAGCAGCGGATCGGCTCGGCGGTGCTGCGCATGCTGCTGGCCGGGGAGCCGGACCACGCGCGCGCCGTCGCCGGGGACCTGTACGGCGGGCTGCTGGACGCGCCGTTCCGGATGCTGGTCGCCGAGCGCGTGCCGGTGTCGGCCTCGGCCGCCCTGGCCCGCGCGGAGTCCGGGACGCCCGCCCGGGCCGCGGACCGGCCTTCGGCCGCCGCGCTCGCCGCGGCCGACGTGAACGGCGACCCCCTCGCGGCGCTCGCCGACGTCATGGAGTCCGCGGCGGCCCGGGCGGGCGAGGCCGTGCTGGTCGTGCCGGAGGGGGAGCGGCTGGTGGTGCTCGCCGCGGACGGCGGCGCCGCCGCGGCGGCCTGCGCCGAGTACGCGGCCGCCCTGGAGACGGCCCGGGCCGGCGTCCGCGAGAAGGTGCCCGGCGGCGAGGAGGACGAACTGGTCGTGGGCCTGTCGGCACCGGCCGGTCCCATCGCCGCGTCCGCCGCGTACAAACAGGCCGAGCAGGCCCTGTCGGTGGCCCGGCGGCGCGGGCGCGTCCTGGTGGAGCACGAGCAGATGGCGGCCGGATCCGTACTGCCGCTGCTGGCGGACGACGCGGTACGGGCGTTCGCCGACGGCATGCTGCGCCCCCTGTACGAGCACGACGCCACGGGCCGCGGCGACCTGGTCGCCTCCCTGCGCGCCTGGCTGTCCAAGCACGGCCAGTGGGACGCGGCGGCGGCCGACCTCGGCGTCCACCGCCACACGCTCCGCTACCGCATGCGCCGCGTCGAGGAGATCCTCGGCCGCTCCCTGGACGACCCGGACGCCCGGATGGAACTGTGGCTGGCCCTGAAGGCGACCAACACCGACTAGCCAAACCGTAGTGCCCCCGGCCGTCACTGCTACACCCCGGACAAACGCCCTTCGGCCACTCCGCCCCTACCGTTGGTCCCGTAGCAGTGGATCACCCCCAACGCCGAAGGGCCGGAACGAACATGACCTCCACCCACGCCTTCTGGCTCGCCGGCCGCCAGGCCACCGGCGAGGACACCTTCGACGTCAGCTCCCCGTGGGACGGGCGGCTCGTGGGCACGGTGAGTGTGCCGACGGACGCGCAGGTCGAGGAGGCCGTGGCCGCCGCGTACGCCGTGCGGGACGAGTTCGCCGCCACCCCGGCCCACGTGCGGGCCGCCGCCCTCGACCACGTCAGCAAGCGCCTGGTCGAGCGCACCGAGGAGATCGCGCGGCTGATCTCCGCCGAGAACGGCAAGCCGATCAAGTGGGCGCGCGGCGAGGTGGGGCGTGCCGTGTCCGTGTTCCGGTTCGCGGCCGAGGAGGCCCGGCGGTTCAACGGCGGTGAGGCCCAGCGCCTCGACACCGACCTCGGCGGACAGGGGCGGCTCGCCCTCACGCGCCGCTTCCCCAAGGGCGCCGTGCTCGGCATCGCGCCCTTCAACTTCCCGCTGAACCTGTGCGCCCACAAGGTCGCCCCGGCCATCGCCGCCGGCGCCCCGATCATCCTGAAGCCGGCCCCGGCGACCCCGCTGTCCGGCCTGATCATCGGCGAGCTGCTGGCCGAGACCGAGCTGCCCGCGGGTTCCTGGAGCATCCTGCCGGTCGCCAACGACAAGATGCCCGCCCTGGTGCGGGACGAGCGCCTGCCCGTGATCTCCTTCACCGGCTCCGAGAAGGTCGGCTACGCGATCATGGACTCGGTGCCGCGCAAGCACTGCACCCTGGAGCTGGGCGGCAACGGCGCGGCCGTCGTCCTCGCCGACTGGGCGAGCGACGAGGACCTGGACCGGGCGGCGAACCGCATCGCCACCTTCTCCAACTACCAGGGCGGCCAGTCCTGCATCTCCGTCCAGCGGGTCATCGCCGACGCCTCCGTCTACGACCGGCTGCTGCCGCGCCTCGTCGCCGCTGTCGAGGCCCAGGTCACCGGCGACCCGAGCGACGACGCCACCGACGTCGGCCCGCTGGTCAGCGAGGACGCCGCCAAGCGCGTCGAGGCGTGGGTGCAGGAGGCCGTGGACGCCGGCGCCCAGCTGCTCACCGGCGGCAAGCGCGACGGCGCCTCCTACGCGCCGACCGTGCTGGCCGAGGTCCCGGCCGACGTGACGATCTCCTGCGAGGAGGTCTTCGGGCCCGTCCTCACCGTGCAGAAGGCGGACGGCGAGGCCGAGGCCTTCGCCGCCGTCAACGACTCCAAGTACGGCCTCCAGGCGGGCGTGTTCACCCACGACCTGCAGACCGCCTTCCGCGCCCATCGGGCCCTGGAGGTCGGTGGTGTCGTCATCGGCGACGTGCCGTCCTACCGCGCCGACCAGATGCCCTACGGCGGCGTCAAGCAGTCCGGCGTGGGGCGCGAGGGCGTGCGGTTCGCCATGGAGGACTACACCTACGAGCGCGTGATGGTCCTCACCGGCATCACCCTCTAGCCGCCTCTAGACCCCTCTAGCTTATGGGAACCATTTTCATATAGGCTCTGCGAAGAGGCCCGGCACCGATGCCTTCCGGTGCCGGGCCTCTTCTTTACGCCGGCCTGCTCCGGACCCTCAACCGGAGAAGCCGACGTGCGCGAGCCGCAGCGGGCCGCGCAGCCTGAGATGCACGTCGTGCACGCCCGCGGCGACGACGGGCGCGGCGACGGAGACGTAGTCGTACGGGCCCGAGGTGGGTTTCGCGGGCGACAGCACCGCGAGCGCCGGGCCGCCGTCGAGGGACAGCTCGACCGAGCCCTCGCCGGCCACCTCCACCGTCACCTCGGTGATGCCGGGCCCGAAGTCGCAGGCGCGGTAGACCAGTTCACCGGATGCCGCGTCCACCGGCGTCACCGCGTCGCCCGACACCTTCGTCCGGTCGACGATGTCGATGCCGCGCTGCTCGTCGAAGCCGGCGGCGGCCAGGCCGTTCGCGACGACGGCGCGGGGCAGGGTGGGCTCGCCGTCGAGCGTGACGGTCGTCCGCAGCCGGACGTCCTCGCTGGAGGCCCCGGCCAGCAGCTCGTACGCCCCGGGCTCGACGCGCCACCGGTCCTGCGCCACATCCCAGAACGCGAAGGCGGACAGCGGGATCTCGAAGCTCAGCTCGGCCGTCGCGCCCGGGGCGAGGGTGACGCGGCGGTGGTCCAGCAGTTCCCGGCGCGGACGCGGCACGGACGCCCCGACGGCCCGGCCGTAGAGCTGGGCGACCTCGTCGGCCGTGACCTCACCGGAGTTGGTGACGGAGAAGGAGACCCGCACCGCCCCGTCCTCGACCCGGGCCGTGAGGCCGCCGTACGTGAACGACGTGTACGACAGGCCGTGTCCGAAGGGGAACAGGGGCGTGCCCTCGAAGTACAGGTACGTCTGGCGGCCACCGATCACGTCGTAGTCGAGCAGGTCCGGCAGGTCGGCGTCGTCGGCGTACCAGGTCTGCGGCAGACGGCCGGCGGGGGAGACGTCACCGGCCAGCACGCGGGCCAGGGCGGTGCCGGCCGCCTGGCCGCCGTGCGCGGTCCACAGCACGGCCGCGAGGTCGGCCGGGTCGACGGCGTACGGGTAGGCCGAGACCAGCGCCAGCACCGTCACCGGGTTCGCCGCCCGGGCGGCCCGCAGCAGCCGCTCCTGCTGCCCGGGCAGCCGCAGGGTCGTCCGGTCCTCCGTCTCACGGCCGTTGATGTGCGGATCGTTGCCCGCCACGACCACGACCACGTCGGCCGCCGCGGCGGCACGCGCCACCGCCTCCTCGCCCCGCTCGGTGACGACCAGCTCGAACACCTCGGGATCTTCGTCGGCAACCTTCAGGCCGTCGGCGGAGACACAGACATGGCGACCCGTTCCCAGGTGCTTCAGGAGGTGCCCGTGTCCGTGCGGTTCCAGGCTGAACGTCTCCTGGACGACCCAGCCGCCCGGCTGGTCCGCGGCGGCGCGGACGTACCCGTCCTCGGCGACCGAGAGGTAGCGGCCGTCGGGCGCCCGCAGGGTCAGCACGCCCCCGCCCCAGTCGGCCAGCGCCAGTTCGGTGCCGGTCGCGTCGGTGGTGAGCGCGGGCAGGTCGGTGCGGCCCGCGAGCAGCGCCGGGTCGAGCGCGCCCTCGGCGCCGCGCACCTCCTCGGCGGCGTCCTCGGCCGCCGGCACGTGCACGAACGCGCCCGCGGCGGTCTTCAGCCGGACCCGGTCGACGCCCTCCGCGAACTCCACCCGGTCCGCGCCGAACCGCTCGTACAGGCCCTCCAGCGGGGTCGAGCGGTGCAGGAACGTGCCGCTGTACCAGTCGAGCTTGCACTCGTCGGCGAGCAGCCCGACCACCGCGACACGGGTGTCGGGGGCCAGCGGCAGCACCCCGTCGTTCTTCAGCAGCACGATCGCCTGCTCGGCGGCCTCCTGCGCGAGGGCGCGGTGCGCCGGGGTGTCGAACTCGCCGGTCGCGTCGTGCGGGTCGTGCTCCGGGTCGAACTCGCCGAGCCGGAAGCGGACCGAGAGCTGGCGGCGGACGGCCGTGTCGATGTCGGCCTCCGTCAGCAGACCGCGCTCCAGGGCGCCGCGCAGCCGTCCGGTGATCTGCGAGGAGTCCGTGCCGTGGTCGGTGAAGCTGTCGACGCCCGCCACGAGCGAGGCCGCGATGGCCTCCTCATGGGTGTCGAAGTAGTGCTCGAAGTCGACCAGGTTGCTCGGCGCGCCCGCGTCCGAGCAGACCAGCAGCTCCTGGTCGGTCCAGGTGCGCAGGTGCTCGGCGAGGAGCGGGGAGACGTGGTTGGGGCGGCCGTTGACCAGGTTGTACGCCGGCATCACCCCGGCCACCGCGCCCGCCTCGACCGCCGCGCGGAAGGCCTGCAGGTCGTACTCGTGCAGCACCCGCGGGCGCACCGAGCTCGACGTCGTGGCCCGGTCCGTCTCGTTGTTGTGGGCGAGCCAGTGCTTCAGCACGGGCGCGGTGCGCCAGTAGGTGGGGTGGTCGCCGCGCAGGCCGTGCGTGTAGGCGGTGGCGATCGCCGAGGTGAGCCTCGGGTCCTCCGCGTAGCCCTCCTCGTTGCGGCCCCACAGCGGGTGGCGCAGCAGGTTGACGACCGGCGCCCAGACGTTGAGGCCGACCCGGTCGTCCCGGGCGCGCATCGCGCGGACCTCCTTGGACACCGCGTCGCCGACGCGCCGCACCAGCTCCGGGTTCCAGGTGGCGCCGAGGCCCACCGCCTGCGGGAACATCGTCGCCGGGCCCATCCACGCCACGCCGTGCAGGGCCTCCTGGCCCGTGCGGAAGGCGGCGACGCCGAGGCGCTCGACGGCGGGTGTGAACTGGTGCAGAAAGGAGATCTTCTCGTCGAGGGTGAGCCGCCCCAGCAGATCGTCGACGCGCTCCGCGAACGGAAGCTGCGGATCGCGGAACGGTTCGGTGGGCGGCGTGTGTGCGGTCACGTGGGGATCCCTTGCACTGGATCGGCGAGGCGCTTTCGAAGCGCTTCGATGCTGATTCGACGACGGGTCGGGTGTCAAGAGACCGACGCCATCACTTCAAGCGGTGCATGAGGAAAGGTCCCTTCTCGCGCCCGGCAGGAAGTTTGGGAACGACCCTTGTGCACCCTGGGGCGTTCACTTAACCTCACAGCAACATCGAAGCGCTTCGACTACGGGAACCCCGGTTGCATGGGTCGAAGGCTCGCTTCAGCTCAGCCAGTTCCACTCGAGACACCGCAGCCGACGGCCTCCGCCGGGTGTCCTGGTGCGCCATGAAGGGTTGACGCAATGACGCCGAACGCCGCCTCCGCCTCCTCCGGACCGAGCCGGAGAAGCTTCCTCGCCTCCACCGCGGTCGCCACCGCAGCCGTGGCGGGCGGGATGCCGCTGCTCTCCGCCTGTGGTGGCGGGCAAGAGGGCCAGAAGGAGGGGGCCACGTCGGGCAAGGACGCCGCGAAGATCCTGCCGGCCTACGTCGCGTCGAACGTCGCGACCCCCGACATCCCTTCGAAGAACGGCTCGCCCGTCGGCTTCACCAGGGCGATCCCGGCGGCCGAGCTGAAGACCTCGGTGCCGCAGAAGCTCGGCAGCGGCGGCCGACTGACCATCATGGCCCCCTACTGGGGCACCCCGCCGAAGGGCGACAACCCCTACTACACGGCCATGAACAAGGCCATCGGCGTGGACATCACCTGGCAGAACCAGGACGGCGTCACCTACGACCAGAAGCTCGGCGCGATCCTCGCCTCCAGCGACATCCCCGACGCCGTGGTGGTGCCCGACTGGAACCTGACGGGCCGGATACCCAGCGCGATCAACGCCAAGTTCGCCGACCTCGGCCCGTACCTGTCCGGCGACAAGGTCAAGGACTACCCGAACCTCGCGGCGGTGCCCACCGACGCCTGGCAGCGAGGCATCTTCGGCGGCCAGCTCCGCGCCATCCCGATGCCGAACTCCCGCGTCACCAGCATGGCGACCATGTACCGCAAGGACCTCTTCGCGAAGAAGGGCTACTCCCTCCCGAAGAGCCCCGACGAGTTCCTGTCCTGGGCCAAGGAGGCGACCGAGCCCAGGGCGAAGCTCTGGGCCTGCGACGACATGAAGTGGTCGGCCCTGCAGATCTTCGGTGTCCCGCCGGGCGGCGACAAGGCGCTGTGGTGGAACCTGGAGGACGGCAAGCTCGTCAACCGCATCGAGACCGAGCAGTACCTGGAAGCCCTGGAGTGGGTGCGCAAGCTCTACGCGGCGAAGGTGGTCCACCCGGACGCCGTGTCGGGCAAGGCGGGCGGCATGGCGGCCAACCGCTTCACCGCCGGACAGGTCCTGGTCTACAACAACAACATCTCCGACTGGTGGGGCAAGACCGCCGAACAGCGGACCCAGAACCCCGACTTCGAGATGGGCGTGTTCGACATCTTCGGGCCCGACGGCGGTGACCCCACGCTGTGGGCCAGTCAGCCGGGCGGCATGTTCACCTTCGTCAGCAAGAAGGCGAGCAAGCAGCAGATCAAGGACTTCCTCGCGCTCTGCAACTACTGCGCCGCTCCCTACGGCACCAAGGAGTTCATGCTCACCGCCTACGGCGTCGAGGGCACCGACTACACGGTGAAGGGCGGCCTGCCGGTCAAGACGCAGCAGGGCATCAACGAGGTCAGCAGCACCTACGACCTCACGGGCAACCCGGCGCCGTACGTCGCCTACCCCGACTTCCCCGACATCACCCGGGGCATCGTCGAGTGGCAGCAGCGCATGGGCGCCTTCACCAAGAAGACCACCTTCTACGGGCTGACCGTCACCGAGCCCACCCGCTGGGCCAACCTCGCCGACGACTTCGAGCAGCTCGAGGACGACGTCGTGCGCGGCCGCAAGAAGATCAGCGACGTGCAGCAGGCGGTGTCGGACTGGAAGAAGAAGGGCGGCGACGACCTGCGCGACTGGTACAAGAAGCTGCTCGACGACAACGGCTCGGCGAACTGATCCGGGGCTCAAGCAAGGAGAAGGCCGTGTCCCACAGCACGGTGCCTCAGGCGACGACCGAGGCGAAGACGCCCGCGAGCACTCCGGCGAAGTCCGGCGGCGGCGCCGGAGACCGGGCCCGCGGCAGGAAGAACGCGGGAAAACTGAGCCTGAGGCTCAGATTCAGGCGTGACCGCGCGCTGATCTTCATGGTGCTGCCGGCGGTCCTGCTGATCCTGGTCTTCAACTACATACCGATCCTCGGCAATGTGGTGGCCTTCCAGGACTACGACCCGTACGCCGGCGACAACGGTTTCGTCGCCATCCTCAACAGTCCCTGGATCGGCTTCGAGCAGTTCGAGCGGATCTTCGCCGACTCGGCCTTCTGGCACGCGGTGCAGAACACCCTGGTGCTGTTCTTCCTGCAACTGGTGCTCTACTTCCCGATCCCCATCCTGCTCGCGCTGCTCATCAACAGCGTCGTCAGGCCACGGGTCCGGGCGGTCGCCCAGGCGGTCATGTACCTGCCGCACTTCTTCTCCTGGGTCCTCGTCGTCACCGTCTTCATGCAGATCTTCGGCGGCGCCGGGATCATCGCCCAGACCCTGCGCGCGCACGGCTACGAGGGCTTCGACGTGATGACCGACCCGGAGGTCTTCAAGTACCTGGTCACGGCCCAGACCGTCTGGAAGGACGCGGGCTGGGGCATCATCGTCTTCCTCGCCGCGCTCTCCTCGGTCTCCAACGACCTGTACGAGGCGGCCGCCATGGACGGCGCCGGACGCTGGCGGCGCATCTGGCACATCACGCTGCCCGCCCTGCGCCCGGTGATCGCCCTGCTGCTCGTGCTGCGCGTCGGCGACGCCCTCACCGTCGGCTTCGAACAACTCCTCCTCCAACGACAAGCCGTGGGTGTCGACGCCTCCGAGGTCCTCGACACCTACGTGTGGTGGAACGGCATCCGCAACCAGGACTTCAGCTACGCCGCCGCTGCCGGGCTCGTCAAGGGCGTGGTCGGTCTGGCGCTCGTGCTGATCGCCAACAAGGTGGCCCATCTCATGGGCGAGCAGGGGGTGTACAAGAAGTGACCGCCGTCCTCGACACTCCGCCCGGCGACACGCCGCGGGTCAGGAAACCGAGCCGCTGGGCCGCCCCGCCCCGCCCCGTCTGGGAGGAGCCGCCCTCCAAGGCCGGGCTGGCCGGCAAGGGCATCGCCCTGACCCTGGCCTGCCTGTCCATCCTCTTCCCGCTGTGGATCGTCATCGTCACCAGCCTCCAGTCGAAGGAGACCATCGACGAGGCCGGCGGTCTGGTGGTGATCCCCAAGGGCATCACCTTCGTCGCCTACCAGGAACTCCTCAGCGGCGGCCAGGTCCAGAGAGCCACCCTGGTGAGCATCGGTGTGACCCTGGTCGGCACGCTGTTCAGCATGACGGTGTCGGTGCTGTGCGCCTACGGCCTGTCGCGCAGCGGCTCGCTCGGCCACCGCTGGATCCTGATGACCCTGCTGGCGACGATGTTCTTCGGGGCCGGTCTCATCCCCACCTATCTGCTGGTGCAGGCCCTCGGTCTGACGGACACCTATCTGGCGCTGATCCTGCCCAGTGCCGTGAGCGTCTTCAACATCCTCGTGCTGCGCGCCTTCTTCATGAACATCTCCCAGGAGCTGATCGACAGCGCCCGCATCGACGGCGCCGGCGACTGGCGGATCCTGTGGAAGATCGTTCTGCCGCTCTCCCGCGCGGTCCTCGCGGTGATCGCCCTCTTCTACGCCGTGGGCTACTGGAGTGCCTGGTTCAACGCGTCGATCTACCTGAGCGACCAGGACATGATGCCGTTGCAGAACGTGATGATCCAGCTGGTGCAGATGCAGCAGCGTCCGGTGGGGCTCCAGGCGCAGATCAACACCGGCCAGCTCTCGCCGCTCGCGATCCAGATGGCGGTGATGGTGCTGGCCCTGCTGCCCGTGGCCGTCCTCTCCCCGTTCGTCCAGAAGCACTTCAAGAAGGGCATGCTCACCGGCGCCGTCAAGGGCTGACAACGCCCTCTCCCCGTAGGGCTGTCGACCGTCGTCGTCTGCGGCTGCCTCGTGGTCGACCGCGCCCACGGCGGAGCCGCATA
This genomic stretch from Streptomyces sp. Go-475 harbors:
- a CDS encoding glycoside hydrolase family 3 C-terminal domain-containing protein; this translates as MTAHTPPTEPFRDPQLPFAERVDDLLGRLTLDEKISFLHQFTPAVERLGVAAFRTGQEALHGVAWMGPATMFPQAVGLGATWNPELVRRVGDAVSKEVRAMRARDDRVGLNVWAPVVNLLRHPLWGRNEEGYAEDPRLTSAIATAYTHGLRGDHPTYWRTAPVLKHWLAHNNETDRATTSSSVRPRVLHEYDLQAFRAAVEAGAVAGVMPAYNLVNGRPNHVSPLLAEHLRTWTDQELLVCSDAGAPSNLVDFEHYFDTHEEAIAASLVAGVDSFTDHGTDSSQITGRLRGALERGLLTEADIDTAVRRQLSVRFRLGEFDPEHDPHDATGEFDTPAHRALAQEAAEQAIVLLKNDGVLPLAPDTRVAVVGLLADECKLDWYSGTFLHRSTPLEGLYERFGADRVEFAEGVDRVRLKTAAGAFVHVPAAEDAAEEVRGAEGALDPALLAGRTDLPALTTDATGTELALADWGGGVLTLRAPDGRYLSVAEDGYVRAAADQPGGWVVQETFSLEPHGHGHLLKHLGTGRHVCVSADGLKVADEDPEVFELVVTERGEEAVARAAAAADVVVVVAGNDPHINGRETEDRTTLRLPGQQERLLRAARAANPVTVLALVSAYPYAVDPADLAAVLWTAHGGQAAGTALARVLAGDVSPAGRLPQTWYADDADLPDLLDYDVIGGRQTYLYFEGTPLFPFGHGLSYTSFTYGGLTARVEDGAVRVSFSVTNSGEVTADEVAQLYGRAVGASVPRPRRELLDHRRVTLAPGATAELSFEIPLSAFAFWDVAQDRWRVEPGAYELLAGASSEDVRLRTTVTLDGEPTLPRAVVANGLAAAGFDEQRGIDIVDRTKVSGDAVTPVDAASGELVYRACDFGPGITEVTVEVAGEGSVELSLDGGPALAVLSPAKPTSGPYDYVSVAAPVVAAGVHDVHLRLRGPLRLAHVGFSG
- a CDS encoding ATP-binding protein, whose protein sequence is MDSDGTQEARGTHAHPVPRPGGPPEVPAMPPMPPRAPEAPPLPDGSAFLAWLRAPRPDAAPGVWRFGHRPRPAEEPEAVPTRQLLSGALIAFLVGWLIWSLLQNGYLGNWWWVPFDLIVPDAWRGADSDLGETGTFLVYRGYELLVALAIMVGVARLGRWGEVWRRFVAPRFRRTEPQAAQPAPEDDPAQWNELRAAGAADAAERLAADARSGLMRDVDHARILRAWQGVRTGRHSLATFSGAVLKDGAAACLHPSGERDLPARLARHDLVTGQVRLGTTVDDVRNPYAYRGAGLALGPDLLGTSLVAVGPAGSGKTGAVVRPLAESLCLHALAGRAAVVVVGAAGAGLGPADAYDVVVRIGNQESEYDLDLYGGTADPDEAASVLAEALVGDLADPHPGSDSRRSTTVLAQLLGPFRAVHGRFPSVPELRQLLDGAPGPFATLRQGLQDAGQDSLLRELDARERQMGQPGDVGGVLADRVALLDRPAFAGFFDTSGRSRPFTLKALDHPVRVRIDLPERGHADASRMLARLVLAQFTASVAVREDRSLFACLVLDDATGVVTPESVRGIQRLRSGNAGVVLTLRTLDDVARPLRGPLLGATGCRMALSGVTPWDGQDFAEVWGKEWTEARDVTDRQIIAETPAGKALHAVRRVITGKAPTARAVTVRQVERERWSASELAHGVPAGHAVLSLTNVKGEHAPPLLVDLRG
- a CDS encoding PucR family transcriptional regulator → MPPTLASLVHHSALKLTVRAGADRLDVPVRWAHVSELADPVPYMEGGELLLITALKLDAEDPEAMRRYVRRLAGAGVVGLGFAVGVNYEEIPKALVDAAEEEGLPLLEVPRRTPFLAISKAVSAAIAADQYRAVTAGFAAQRELTRQAQTGGPEGLLAALASQVDGWAALYDASGAVVATAPEWAGRRAARLTGDVQRLRERPAPASSVVGGPENEDRVELHTIGTGRRPRAALAVGTAAAPGTAERYAVHSAIALLTLTTERSRSLQAAEQRIGSAVLRMLLAGEPDHARAVAGDLYGGLLDAPFRMLVAERVPVSASAALARAESGTPARAADRPSAAALAAADVNGDPLAALADVMESAAARAGEAVLVVPEGERLVVLAADGGAAAAACAEYAAALETARAGVREKVPGGEEDELVVGLSAPAGPIAASAAYKQAEQALSVARRRGRVLVEHEQMAAGSVLPLLADDAVRAFADGMLRPLYEHDATGRGDLVASLRAWLSKHGQWDAAAADLGVHRHTLRYRMRRVEEILGRSLDDPDARMELWLALKATNTD
- a CDS encoding aldehyde dehydrogenase family protein, with protein sequence MTSTHAFWLAGRQATGEDTFDVSSPWDGRLVGTVSVPTDAQVEEAVAAAYAVRDEFAATPAHVRAAALDHVSKRLVERTEEIARLISAENGKPIKWARGEVGRAVSVFRFAAEEARRFNGGEAQRLDTDLGGQGRLALTRRFPKGAVLGIAPFNFPLNLCAHKVAPAIAAGAPIILKPAPATPLSGLIIGELLAETELPAGSWSILPVANDKMPALVRDERLPVISFTGSEKVGYAIMDSVPRKHCTLELGGNGAAVVLADWASDEDLDRAANRIATFSNYQGGQSCISVQRVIADASVYDRLLPRLVAAVEAQVTGDPSDDATDVGPLVSEDAAKRVEAWVQEAVDAGAQLLTGGKRDGASYAPTVLAEVPADVTISCEEVFGPVLTVQKADGEAEAFAAVNDSKYGLQAGVFTHDLQTAFRAHRALEVGGVVIGDVPSYRADQMPYGGVKQSGVGREGVRFAMEDYTYERVMVLTGITL